AATTCGTTTCCAAAACGAAGAAAGAGCTAGCATTCAAGAATCAAATGAATTCTTAGCAGCGACTGTTAAGAAAATCACAGAAGGCTTAAAGTCTACTTTTGCTAACGAAGGCCCAGTTGTTGAAAGAGTGGATAGCGTTGGTCCTCAAGTAGGAAGCCAATTGAAGAAAAATTCATTACTAGCCGTTTTTTATAGCTTACTTCTAATTTTGATCTACATTGGTCTAAGATTTGACTACGTTTATGCTCCAGGAGCGGTGGTTTGTTTATTCCATGATGCGATCGTGACTTTGGGAGTTCTTGCCTTAGTTGGAAAAGAAATTAACGTTACAATTATGGCAGCGATCCTGACTATTATTGGTTACTCACTGAACGATACAATCGTTATCTTTGACCGCATTAGAGAGAACAAAGGATTGTATCCAGACAAGCAGTTCCCTTGGATTATCAATAAAGCGATGAACGAAATGCTTGCGCGTACGATTACAACTTCGGCGACAACTCTAGCGTGCGTACTTTGTCTTTATTTCTTCGCGGATGGCGTAATTAAAGATTTTGCATTAGCTATGTCTATCGGTATCGTAGCAGGAAGTTACTCTACAATTTATGTAGCATCGCCTGCGGTAATATTGTGCGATCGGCTACAAAACAGAAAAAAGATGGCTTAAAAACATTCAGCAGGGGGAATATGAACTGGAAATCTAGATTAGATCAGAATATTCCTCCCGAGCCGCCAATACCTATGCCGGAACCTCTATGGAACAGTTTGTTTGCGAGAGGTTTTCAAACCAAAGAAGCTGTCGATAATCTTTTCTCTCCATCATTACAAAATATAAGTGATCCTTTTTTAATTCTGAATATGGACATCGCCTGCGAAAGGCTGTTGAAAGCTTTTATCAATCAAGAGAAGGTCACTATCTATGCAGATTTTGATTTGGATGGAACATCTGGGTTGGCGCTTCTCTACGACGGATTGACTCAACTTGGATTTAAGAATCTTACATATTTCCAGCCAAAAAGATTATCTGAAGGTTACGGGCTCCACGAGCACATCATAGAAGAGCTTGCTGCCACTGGAACTCAAGTTGTGGTGACGGTGGATGTGGGAATTACTGCCCTGGACGCCGCTAAAAAAGCAAAAGAATGTGGAATAGATTTAATTATTACAGATCATCATTTGCCCTACGAAGAACTTCCGGATGCATACACGATTGTAAATCCAAACCAAAAGGCTTGTACTTCTGGACTAGGATACTTGTGCGGGGCAGGAGTTGGTTTTTATCTTCTGATGGCAATTAAGAAAATTCTTTCTCAGAATGGCTTAGGAAATTCTAATTTTAATTTAAAAGATGTTTTGGATTTTTTTGTAATTGGAACGCTTACGGATTTAGTTCCGTTGGTGAAAGACAACCGCGTACTTGTAAAACACGGCCTGGCGAGACTCTCAAAAACTGAGAGACCAGCTTTAAAATCTTTAATTCATTCTTTATCACTGAACGATCGGTTGCTGACAAGCCAAGAAGTGGCTATCAATCTTGCGCCAAAACTTAATGCTTTATCTAGAATGGAAGCGGAAATTTTACCAAGAGATGTTTTGTTAGAGACCAATGCGGACAAAGCTTCGGCCATTGTTGAAAATGTTTTAAAAACGCAAGAAGACCGAAAAAAATATCAGAAGAGTGCGTATTTAAAAGCTTTAGAACTTCAAGAGACCATGGATCAAAAAGGTTATGTTTGGGTCTGGTCTCATGAATTTCATAAAGGTGTAATAGGCCTTGTCGCTACGGCACTCTCAGAACTTTTGAGAGTGCCTGCTTTTGTGGGATCTATTAATGAAAAGGGTGAAATCTCTGGAAGTTCTCGTTTACCAGATGGAATGGAATATGATCTCACGCAAGTTTTGGATAACTGTAAACTAGCCCTTTCTAAATATGGTGGGCACGCACAGGCCGCTGGATTTGGATTGAGTGCAGAGAATGCTTTAAAGTTTGATGAATTGCTAAAAGAATACTTTGATAAAAATAATAAGCCATCCACAGCAAAAGTGATTGTGTACGATTCCGTAGCAAAATTTAGAGACTTAACTCCGCAATTTATGAAGTGGTGTGAAGGCCTTGAGCCCTACGGGAAGGATTTTCCAGCGCTCACATTCAAATTTGAAGGCGTTCGAGTGGTGAATATTAGAAATATGAACGGTGGACATTTAAGATTTACTTTGGAGCAAGAAGGGAAAACTTTCCTTGCAGTCGTGTTTTCACCTTCTGAATTGTATAGAAATCTTGTTGATAATGATGTCATAGACATTATAGCTGAGGCTCGCTGGAATTATTTTAGAGGGGATAAAACTCTACAGTTGAATTTAAAAGACGTTTCCTGTACATAGTACCTAAACATATGGGGGCATCTGTCACAATGCCTCTCGGGAGGCATTACCATGACAACTCTCTCAAAACTAGCACAAGAAAAAGTTCAGCAAAAGTTAGCTCAATCTAGACAAACTAAGTTTGTAAAAAACCTTGAAAAGAAACTTCCTTTCGAAGTGAAGGAAGAGGCTTTAAAAGAAATCGTTAATAACATCCTTGCTCGCGCTAAAGAAATCAGAGAAGGTTTAAAAAATGATCCAGTAGCAACAGTAAAGAATTACAAAGCATTGCTAGATGTTCCATCACTTGCTCCAGTTAAAAACGCTAAAGCTACAAAGAAATCCACAAAGAAGCCGACACCAAAGAAAGCTTTGAAAAAAGCGAAAGTAACTTCTAAAACAACTTCTAAAGCAAAGAAAGATATCCACTAAGTTGAAGTCGGTTGTTTTGCTTTCAAGTGGTCTTGATTCAACGGTTAATTTCCACGAGGCATTGTTGCAAGACAAGGCTCGTGGAAAGCAAAATGTTTTACTCTGTCTTACTTTCGATTACGGGCAAAGAGCTGCCAAAAAAGAAATTGAAAATGCCAAAAATCAATGTAAAGCACATGGAGTTTCTCATAAAGTCGTAGAACTCAAATGGTTCTCTGATTTCACAAATACTAGTCTTGTCTCTCAAAAAATGGAAATTCCAACCCAAGTGAAAATCGAGAGCTTAAGCGCTTCGCAGGAATCTGCAAAAGCAGTTTGGGTACCCAACAGAAATGGCATCTTCTTAAATATTGCTGCGGGCTTTGCAGAAGGTTTAGGTGGCGATTGTATTATTGTGGGTTTCAATAAAGAAGAGGCAGCAACATTTCCTGATAATACTCAAAGCTATTTAGAAAAAGTAAACGATGCTTTCGAATATTCGACAGCCAATAAAATTAAAGTAAAGTGTTTCACCACAGACATGGATAAAACTCAAATCGCAAAACGCGCCAAAGAACTCAATGTGAATTTGAATTGGATTTGGCCCTGCTACAAGGGCGGAGATAAAATCTGCGGCGAATGCGAATCTTGCTCAAGATACCTAAGAGCAATAGGTACGGAGCAATAGGTACCTAAACAGGTTTTACTTTCCAGGTNNNNNNNNNNTCCACGGGTTCAATTTTCAAATCTTGAAGAGAGCATGTTTTAACGGGAGTTCCTTCGTTAGAAATGTTCATGGCAAAATGGATGAGAATAGATTGTGGAGAGCGCGCGGCGATACTTATGCTGAGCTTTCTATCATCTAGATACAAATCATCGCCGTCTCTTTTTAGTAAAATTTGACCTTTAGATTTCTGTAAGATTTTGTTTTGAGCCATACTCGCAAAAAGTCTTTGAATCAAAACTCCACTAATTAGTTTTTCATCAAAGATCTCAAAGATAAAGTGAAGCATATCAGAGCCACAGATTTGAGCTCTTTGCAGTAAATCTTCACCATCAACCATATGATCGAAATTAACATCACAGGCGCCACGAAATGCAATCACAGAATTCCCCAGAAGATTGTGTTCTAAATAAGCATACAGAGATCTCAGCTGAGTTCCGTCGTATTTGATTGTCTGGTCAATCCATAGAGTTTTCATACTTATTTGAACTGGACAAAGAGTTTTATGGGTAGAGTATTGCTCTTTCCTTTTATTTTTTCTTTAGCCTCTACATTGATATCCAGATTTAAAGCATTGAGCTCTACAGGATCTCTTTCTGATTCGATACGATATGAAGGATCTGAGATAACCATATAGGATGCACTCCCACCGAAGAACAATTTCCATGCACTTTTATAATGCGCGCTTAGAGGTATTCTGTCTTGAGTGTCAGCGCGGTAGTTACCGAAGAGAAGAAAACTATCTGAGACTGTTAGGCTAAATTTTGAAGCGCTAGAAGTATTTTTTTGCTCCGTAATCACTCCGTAAAATTCGCCTTCAACATTATTGTTTTCAATCAAGTTGTCTAAGAAAATTTTGGAATTTTTAGTCAAATCACGTGTGTAGCTGTAGCCTGGCAAGTGGGAAGCTTTGATTGTTCCAGATTTTGTGATGTAGAAAACATGGACTACGGCATTTGAAATGACGTCTTTGATTTTTATTATTGTCAGTGTTTTGTTTTTTTGTGTTCTCACATTTTTTGCTTCAGCCGTGTAAAGTACAGATCTTGATTTTTTCTCAATAGCAGTTTTTGCGGGCTTGTAAACATTAAAGAACTGCACATTTCCGTTGGTGTTTACCAATTCAAATTTAAAAGCATCGGAAGAGTGAGTAGTAAAACTTAATTTTGGATGAGGTCCCGGCGTGAAGTTAATTTCTAAAATGCGATTGGCAAATTCTACGTTGAGAATTTTATTGTCACGAGTAACGGGATCATTTGCGACTTGATTTCTGACTTCTTGGATAAGTACTGAAGTGTAAGTGTCCAAGTATTTTTCATTAGCTGGAGGTGGAGGAGTTGTATCATACAAAGGTGAGTCATTGTCAGATTCTGCTGCGGGGGTAGGAGCTGCTGGAGCATCAGCAGAAGTTTCGGTTGGAGTTGGTTCAGAAGTACTAGTTGAAGGACTATTTGATTTATCATCGGAGCAAGATACTGCTGTGATTAAAAGACCAATGATAAATAGGAATTTCAATAAAACCATAAATCTGCCTCCGAATTGATGTTCTGGATTATAGCGTTAGAAGGCCAAAAAATACACAACTCCATCTGTTGAAACAGATGGAGCAGTAATAATTACAAGGTTGCTTAAAGGTTTACTTAGGAATTCTCTGTGATTGAGAAAGAGTCTTTAGCGATTGAAGAGATTGAATGTTTGTAGATTCAGTTTTTAGAGCGCTAGGTTTAAGAGGAACTGGAGTTCTTTGCTCTTGAGTTCGTAAGGAGTTAGATTTAGGCGAAGCATAACCATAATTTGCTTTTGTAATGGAAACTGGTATTGAAGTAACAGCTTTTCTAGCACTAGCTGCTTTTGAGGTAACCGTAGAAACTAGATCTCCTGCGATTGCGATATTTTCTTTTGCAGCTGCGATGCCTTGGACAGTTGAATAAGCACTTGTAGCAGGGCTTGCTACAGCATTCACTATTGCTTTGCCTATTGTTAAATTATTTTCTAGAATTTTTTTGCCAGTTCCCATTGCGCCCTTTGGTGCAATGGAAGTTGTTTTTGGTAATACCGTTGTTGCCTTAGGATCAGTCTTAGGAGTAGTGGGTGCTGTCATTATTTTCGCTTCTTCGATTGGAAGATCTGTGAAGCCCTCTAATGCATCTTCAGAGTTTTCAACTTTAGTATCTGTTTGTGTGCCTGTTTCTTTACCTGTAACTTCTGAAGCTGCTGGGGCTTGTGGTTGGTTATTTTCATCACTAGCTGATGGAGCTTCTGCTGGATCTTCGTTCCTTAATTGTTCGTCAGATTTAGAATTATCTTCTACAGAAGACAAAGTTAAAAGTGCAGAGCTTGCTTCATTTGATTTTTTATCTTCAAAAGTAAGAGTAAATTCTTTTGCATCAAGAACCGCTGACCCCGAGATCAACTCCATTTTCTTGTAAGAATCTTTCATAGATTCTAGATCAACACTTGTGGAATTCAGGAGAACATTTGTTGTATTCGACTTTAAGCTTAAAACTGAGAGCAATGAATATTGGAAAGCTGATGTCTTTGCATCATACACATTGATAACGATTGTGTTCGCCTTTGATTCTAACCTTTGAATTTGATCGATCAGTTTTGCTTCCAATACAGAGTTGTCAGAAATATAAACTTGAGAAGTTCTTGTATCAATCGTGGCGCCTTTCATTATTAAGATATTTGCATCTTTAGAAGTTACATTTGCTACGGCTTTATTTAATTTTACCAAAACAGAAACTTCTGCTGTTTTAACAACTTTCTTAGCATCTGTCGTTTTCTCATATAGTGATACGATCACTAAACTTTGATTTTGCTTTTGAATTTTTGCAGAAAGATTGAGGTTGGCTAGCTCTTCTGATGATTCTGAAGGCTTACTGAATTCGATAGTAAGACCATCTTCGCTCACTTTACCTTCTTTGAAATTAACTTTATAGAGCTTGTTATTGATTGTAAGAGCGGTGTCGATTTGATCGGAACCTTCAAGAAATTCATATTTTACATATTTAATTCTGCTTGCGAGGTCTTTAGCCGCATTCACATCCACTATGGTTTCACCGTCCGCAATTCTCTTTTCTTGAATGGCTTTAAGAATTTGCTCTTCTTGGCTTTTGTCTTCAGATGTATTTGTATCTCTATCTGCTGCTTTATCAGAAAACACTTTTACGCCAGTCTTGGCTTTTAGTGTTTTTGTACTGCTAGGTCCACATGCAGAAGCAAGTAGAGATACGGCAATAGCTATAGCTGTAACCACGATTAGATTCTCTGTATTGATAGACCTTTTCATTACGAAACCTCCTGAGGATTCAAATGGTATAAGAGCAAACCATGGACCTTTCTTTGTGGTAGCCAAATCTAATATACAAATTGTGGAGACTTTTTTTGCTTTAATTTGCCTAAAAAAGGCATACAGCGACGTTTTTTGTCTGTGATTTTAGAAGATTTTCACATGTCCTGGGCCATAGTATTTATGGCCCTATTCTATATAGGTATTAGAATTGCAAAGCTTTAGAATCAATCTATATGAATAAACTATTGGCTTCTCTTATTATTATATCGCCATTTGTAGTGTTTGGTGCGCCCAAGGTAACCAAATCTACTCGCACGACTTTGTCTGAAAAAGATAAAGCTTCTTTTGGGGCTATAGTCTCCACTTTTGATATCACTTCCGAAGCTGATGGTTTAAAAATTGATCTTAGAAATATAAACGGCCAAACCAAGCCAGAAATGTTAACCACGAAAGTAGAAGACTACGAAGAGTATTCGAAATATTCTTTTGATAATCCATACCTTCAAAACCATAGATTAGACCTCTTTATTTTCTCTAGAGTAAAACCCAATATGTTAGATGATAAGGATATGGCAAATTCCATCGACGATATTTCAGACCTTCGTTTTGATCTTCAGGTTTTATTGGATTCAGCTTCAAAGAAAACCATCAAATCTAAAGTGGTTGTTTATTACAAAGACAATATTGTTGCCGAAGGTAGCGTAGACAATAACTCCGAAATTAAAATCAAAGACGATCTCAGCAATAAAGTTAAAAATTGCAAACTTCAAGAATTGAAAGTTATAAAGAATCTATTAGGTTCTTACAAAAGGTCTTTAGATCTTGAAGTGAAGTATGTTCAATCTGGAAGATCCGTAAAGCAAAAGCTCAACTTGAATCTACAGAATATAAAAATGACTCCTAAAAAAATAGAAACAGAAACAGAAGAAAATGAACTCGAGGAACAAGATCTAGATCTTGAAGGTGAAGAAAATGAAACAAGTACTACTCATTCTTAGCTTTATTGTTGCTGCGTTCTTAGCGGCTTGCTCTGATGGAGCCAACAAAGTGAATACATCCAAAGGCACTGGCTCAAAAAAAACAATTGAGCAATTGGATAAGGCATCTTCGGATACTTCGCTTGAAGCACTGAAAGCTCAATTGGAATTGGATCCCAACACACAAATTCCAGATGTTATTAATCTAGTAAAATCCAAATTTGGTACCACTACGGCAAAAGAACAACCTAAGACTGAAACGAATGAAGATGATACTAAAAATTTACTACAGAAACCAGCTGCCCAAAAATTAGCTGACCCAAAAGTTACAGAGCAAAAAGAAGACGAGGTTCCAGAAGAAGATACGGAGCTTTTAGATTTAAAAACCGTAGATGCAGATTGCAATCCCAAGATCGTAGAAAAATATAAAGAGGGCAGTGTAGAGACAAAGCGCATTTACATTAAAACTTGCAATCTTCAAGTGATCGTAAAAAGAACTTTGGATAATGCTGGAAAAGTGACAGCAGTAAGAGCTTATATCTCAGCAAAATTTGAAAAACCAAACGTTGAACATATAGCCTCAATCAATGAGGATAAAACCATGGAATCCGTAGTTGCTAATTATAACGCGACCTCTGGAAGTATGATTCTTAAGTTCAATATGAAATTGAAAGATAAAATAGACCTGAATCTTGAAACTGAAGCCTTTTCCTATGGGAATGGAAAAAATCTTTCGGCAGATTTTTCTGATGTGAATAGGCTTCAGAGTGGGCTTTTCAAAGTCAAAGCCATCAAAGATACAAATGCCATCGTATTGGAATTTGATAGAACAGATGATGTTGTAACTACGAAGCTGAATGATGAGATGGGACTTTTTGGAAAGAAAGAAGCAAAGGTGGTTGCTAAAGCCGGTGATGCTGAAACAGTAGAGCAAAAGCTATCTCCATCTTCTGGAGTTAAAAGTCCGACCAATCCTCAAGGCAAGAAGAGAGTTGATATTCCTGCGACGTACAATGGATATTGATCCCTAGCAATTCTTCTTGGTTAGAAATTCTTTATATTCGTTGATGTCGTAGAATCCATACATTTTCTTTTTGGTGATCTCGGTGATTTCCATCAAAAGCTCTTCTTTGGTTTCTTTGATTTTTGTGTAGTCTAAAATGATGGAACTTTTGCTGAGAGTAAGAATATAATCGATCAAAACTTGTTCCGAAAAATCTTCTAGTCCATTGAACTTATGGGTAGAGGATTTTAATGTATTTTCTACTGTTTCCACTAAAATATTTTTCATTAAATCCTAGTACCGTTTAAGCCAATTAAATTGAGTTATATTATCGTCTTATACTTATCGGGATAGTGTTGTATTGGCTTTAGAAATACGATGCCAAATTCGGCTCAAGAATTGCTTTATAATTGGACGAAGTGCTAGTTAAACGGACTAATTGTAGTGAGCTGTAGCCTGAAGGTTTTAAAGTGAAGAGAAGAAGCCTAATTTGTCATTCTGTAGTTGTTTTAGTCATATTGATTTCATTGGTA
This DNA window, taken from Bdellovibrionota bacterium, encodes the following:
- the secF gene encoding protein translocase subunit SecF, which translates into the protein MGNRKTNYFDTTGSGRFDFIKNTKILVAISGLAVLASLIYIAAGGLNYGIDFKGGTEVQVQFDKPVETSQVRAFMDQVEIKDPQILKFGTDSEFLIRFQNEERASIQESNEFLAATVKKITEGLKSTFANEGPVVERVDSVGPQVGSQLKKNSLLAVFYSLLLILIYIGLRFDYVYAPGAVVCLFHDAIVTLGVLALVGKEINVTIMAAILTIIGYSLNDTIVIFDRIRENKGLYPDKQFPWIINKAMNEMLARTITTSATTLACVLCLYFFADGVIKDFALAMSIGIVAGSYSTIYVASPAVILCDRLQNRKKMA
- the queC gene encoding 7-cyano-7-deazaguanine synthase QueC; its protein translation is MKSVVLLSSGLDSTVNFHEALLQDKARGKQNVLLCLTFDYGQRAAKKEIENAKNQCKAHGVSHKVVELKWFSDFTNTSLVSQKMEIPTQVKIESLSASQESAKAVWVPNRNGIFLNIAAGFAEGLGGDCIIVGFNKEEAATFPDNTQSYLEKVNDAFEYSTANKIKVKCFTTDMDKTQIAKRAKELNVNLNWIWPCYKGGDKICGECESCSRYLRAIGTEQ
- the recJ gene encoding single-stranded-DNA-specific exonuclease RecJ, which translates into the protein MNWKSRLDQNIPPEPPIPMPEPLWNSLFARGFQTKEAVDNLFSPSLQNISDPFLILNMDIACERLLKAFINQEKVTIYADFDLDGTSGLALLYDGLTQLGFKNLTYFQPKRLSEGYGLHEHIIEELAATGTQVVVTVDVGITALDAAKKAKECGIDLIITDHHLPYEELPDAYTIVNPNQKACTSGLGYLCGAGVGFYLLMAIKKILSQNGLGNSNFNLKDVLDFFVIGTLTDLVPLVKDNRVLVKHGLARLSKTERPALKSLIHSLSLNDRLLTSQEVAINLAPKLNALSRMEAEILPRDVLLETNADKASAIVENVLKTQEDRKKYQKSAYLKALELQETMDQKGYVWVWSHEFHKGVIGLVATALSELLRVPAFVGSINEKGEISGSSRLPDGMEYDLTQVLDNCKLALSKYGGHAQAAGFGLSAENALKFDELLKEYFDKNNKPSTAKVIVYDSVAKFRDLTPQFMKWCEGLEPYGKDFPALTFKFEGVRVVNIRNMNGGHLRFTLEQEGKTFLAVVFSPSELYRNLVDNDVIDIIAEARWNYFRGDKTLQLNLKDVSCT
- a CDS encoding DUF366 family protein, which encodes MKTLWIDQTIKYDGTQLRSLYAYLEHNLLGNSVIAFRGACDVNFDHMVDGEDLLQRAQICGSDMLHFIFEIFDEKLISGVLIQRLFASMAQNKILQKSKGQILLKRDGDDLYLDDRKLSISIAARSPQSILIHFAMNISNEGTPVKTCSLQDLKIEPV